Genomic segment of Aquarana catesbeiana isolate 2022-GZ linkage group LG09, ASM4218655v1, whole genome shotgun sequence:
gcggggctccacccacagaGTCACATCATTTATTCATGAGTTTCAGTGAATGAGTAGACTACAATTATCGACAGCCATTGTGGCTGACAGTTTGAAAGTTCTCAATAAACAGCAGGGGCACTGGTGAGtatccttgtagttcattgatttttcCTGCTATTCAGTAATTGCCTGGTCACTTCAGAAGTATGGACAAACAGTGTACTGggagtctgcaggatcctggcattgcacccacgatcttcTGATTGCGATCGCACATCTTTACATGcagcaatgcaaaaaaataataaatgcacaatttttttgcctgcattttttttttttacaaaaggtgagtTTAGACTTTAAGGGCTAAAGCATATCTGAAATGAGATCAAAGATTACAAACTGCTGTTCATAATAATGCCCAGCATCATTGAACTCACTTTCTATAAGCCCAGGATGTCATGGACACATCTCCTGAGGATGTGTCATCACACTGGCCTGGGTTTTTAAAAAATTCAGCCAGCACACCTGAAGATTTGTCTTTTATTCAGACATTGGTGAAAAAGTATCACAGGACTACACAAGGGCAGAGATTGTTATACTTACATATAAGTATGTATATTTTTGCATAAGTACATTgagccagcttggaccaatgtaagtatgcatgtgccatacctggccaaTCTCCATGAAAGCTGGGGCAGTGATGTCATAATCTCCAACTCatacaatcagagaatgctttacattaaTTGACAAAGTGCCAAGTATTCTCTGTCTGGTGCATTTGACAAACGAACAACCTCCTGTTTTCATAAAGTAGCAGGGCAGTTGAATGGCACAAGATCCAGAagctagcagcaatcactgtagtagtgctaGTACAGTGATTTCCATGGGAATCAGCCAGGTATGGCATATGTACGGTAACATTAGTCCAAGCTGTAATAATGTAACTATACACAATATCCTTGtctgaacttcagctttaagaaaGGGGTACTATGCATTCCTGAAACAGTGGTTGAAGATACTTTTCACTgtctatataaaaaaaactaatattcTTCATAAAGCTGTTTTACTTTCTACAGATTTCAAGTAAAAGAGCAAACCATCCCATTTGTCCATTAAAGGAACCCTGAGTTTGTTTGTATGGTACGTTACTGAAATTATCTACCAAGCACAATGGCTTTTTCTGACAGTACTGCTGAACTAAATGGTGTTCACACATCTCTTTGTGAGCACTGTGTAGCAGTGAGGACCTCTCGCTAGAGGAAATACAATGAGGAAGAGTGACGGAACAGAAGACTCCTGAAAGATATGTATATTAAAATTACAAACTTTCAATAAGTTTGGGTACACAACAATCAATACGTTTGGGTACCCAACCTAGGGTTTAGCTTTCTGTCCAGTGTTCATATTGAGTACCCAGGACTTTCCTCAAAACATGTTCTCTCTTTTATGCAAATTGCGACCATCTTCCATGCTCGTAAAGCTATGCCTGCACCCTGTATCTCCTTTTTGTCCCATCATTGTGACAGAAGACCTCATATTAAAGCTGTAGATGCCTGTTATTATGTATAATTATACTTTAGAAACATTGACTATACTTCTGGTTCCCTTTAAATTTCCAAAGAGAAACCAACCTTTCTTCTTTACTTTAAATACAGAGTTGTTGGTCAGATAATTGTGATCAAATGGAACAAGGAAATCAGACTATGGTTACATTTTTCATTATCAAAGGAATCTCAGACATTCCAGAGCTACAGGTTCCAATCTTCCTGCTGGTTCTTCTTATTTATCTCCTCACTCTTGTTGGAAACATGACTATTCTTCTGCTGGTCTGTCTTGATCACCATCTCCACACTCCAATGTATTTTTTCTTGGTAAATCTATCCATGATTGATGTATGCTCTACGACCGTCACTCTACACAAGATCCTTCTCATAGGTCTAACTGGGAATCAGGTCATTTCATACTTTGACTGCATTGCCCAGATCTATTTCTTTGGAAGCTTCATTAGTGATGAACTATTGTTTCTTACTGCCATGGGCTATGACAGATTTGTTGCCATCTGTAATCCCTTGAGATACACAGTTATCATGAATCAGAAAACCTGCACTCTTCTGGCTTCTATCTGTTGGGCTCTTGGATTTGTAGAAATTATCCCATATGCTGTTTTGGTGACTAGTTTTTCCTGTTACAGGTCCAATATAGTAAACCACTTCTTCTGTGACCTTGTGCCAGTCATAAAACTCTCTTGCAGCAACACTTCAGTTCTGGAGACTTTGTTCATAGTCGAAGGGACAGCTCTACTGGTTCTTGGACCTTTCTTATTAACTGTTCTATCCTACATTTTTATTATCACCACCATACTGAGGATCCATTCCAGCACAGGAAGACAGAAAGCTTTCTACACATGCTCCTCACACCTTACAGTTGTCATTCTTCTCTATATTACCTTAATTTATCAGTACTTGAGGCCCATTTCAGCAGAAAGTCTAGAGTACAATAAGCTGCTCTCCCTATTTAACACAGCTGCTGTCCCTATATTAAACCCTCTCATTTACAGCCTCAAAAATAAAGATGTGAAATTAGCGTTAAAGAAGAGATTGCAGCTTTTCAGAACTAAAAGATAACCATGAATCTTATATTGTTTATTATCTAACATTGGATGCTGGTAACAGCAAAGAGAACTTtaatggagtaaaaataaaaaggtgtaGATGTAAAGCTGAAGTTTCATACTTGCTTTTATTTTGCCTTTTCTGGTTACCCCCTCGATCCTCAACCATATGCTCATTACATTTTAAAAACCTATCAATTTTCAG
This window contains:
- the LOC141108931 gene encoding olfactory receptor 5V1-like, coding for MEQGNQTMVTFFIIKGISDIPELQVPIFLLVLLIYLLTLVGNMTILLLVCLDHHLHTPMYFFLVNLSMIDVCSTTVTLHKILLIGLTGNQVISYFDCIAQIYFFGSFISDELLFLTAMGYDRFVAICNPLRYTVIMNQKTCTLLASICWALGFVEIIPYAVLVTSFSCYRSNIVNHFFCDLVPVIKLSCSNTSVLETLFIVEGTALLVLGPFLLTVLSYIFIITTILRIHSSTGRQKAFYTCSSHLTVVILLYITLIYQYLRPISAESLEYNKLLSLFNTAAVPILNPLIYSLKNKDVKLALKKRLQLFRTKR